A stretch of the Deltaproteobacteria bacterium genome encodes the following:
- a CDS encoding SDR family oxidoreductase, with amino-acid sequence MGRLDGKVAFLTGAGSGIASAAAHIFTREGAKVVIAELKPELGRASEQSVRAAGGDATFIETDVTKEESVKNAIAQTVKKYGKLNIIHNCAGGSIVEDKRVTDVAMSVWNHTMSLDLLGTFLCCRYGIPEVVKAGGGSIINMSSVVALRGAFPIHVYTAAKGGVIALTQSLAGTYARDGIRVNAICPGVVLTERVRQRFGENREQPATIPQTQAIQIDWKQYPFGTGQPEDIANVALFLASDESRMITGATIPADGGMSAY; translated from the coding sequence ATGGGACGACTCGACGGAAAAGTGGCATTCCTGACAGGAGCGGGATCCGGGATCGCTAGTGCTGCGGCGCATATCTTTACTCGCGAAGGCGCGAAAGTCGTGATTGCTGAACTCAAACCAGAACTTGGGCGGGCGAGCGAACAATCGGTGCGGGCCGCGGGAGGAGATGCGACCTTCATCGAAACCGACGTGACCAAAGAGGAGAGTGTCAAAAACGCGATTGCACAGACAGTGAAGAAATATGGCAAACTCAATATCATCCACAACTGTGCTGGTGGTTCGATCGTTGAAGACAAACGGGTGACCGATGTCGCCATGAGCGTGTGGAATCACACGATGTCACTCGATTTACTCGGCACGTTTCTCTGTTGCCGGTATGGCATCCCTGAAGTCGTCAAGGCTGGTGGGGGTTCGATTATCAACATGTCATCGGTCGTCGCGTTGCGCGGGGCCTTTCCCATTCATGTGTACACCGCTGCCAAAGGTGGGGTGATTGCGTTGACCCAATCGTTAGCAGGGACATATGCACGTGATGGGATTCGTGTGAATGCTATCTGTCCCGGTGTGGTGTTGACTGAACGGGTACGCCAGCGATTTGGTGAAAATCGTGAACAGCCGGCGACCATTCCGCAGACACAAGCGATTCAGATCGACTGGAAACAGTATCCGTTCGGAACTGGCCAGCCGGAAGATATTGCCAACGTGGCGCTGTTCCTTGCCTCTGATGAATCGCGCATGATCACTGGTGCGACGATTCCTGCTGATGGTGGGATGTCAGCCTACTAA
- a CDS encoding class I SAM-dependent methyltransferase, producing MLPQASHDERARQNFVQSLKVHLATNVSPGNKAVYEKRAKPRFEREHKRAPQDRHDVRRVMKDEPYYQTWSALLRTSQEMMWDSVAASVERQLPDLIHRAKGNGKTLGSLTLDPQLVIPSYHTAVDIHCQPGAYHTETTTDDVAAGAIYDRAVHVYAMGRMGPMNDDLGASLAAYVKHQYANFHPHKILDMGCSVGHSTVPYVDTYPEADVYAVEIGAPMLRYAHARAEALGKRLHFSQQNAEHTNFADASFDLIVSHILLHETSSAAIRNIVRECHRLLKPGGMMLHVEVPQYHGMEPYDAFILDWDTYNNNEPFWGTLHDMDLVELAANGGFAKEKIIQTLIPSAFRMARSRTGLFQGGDFGGGGEWFVFGAVK from the coding sequence ATGCTGCCCCAGGCGAGCCACGATGAGCGAGCACGACAGAACTTCGTGCAAAGTCTCAAAGTCCACCTTGCAACCAACGTATCTCCTGGCAACAAAGCGGTGTACGAAAAGCGAGCGAAACCGCGCTTTGAACGTGAGCACAAACGCGCGCCACAAGATCGTCACGATGTCCGTCGAGTTATGAAGGACGAACCGTACTACCAAACCTGGAGTGCGTTGCTCCGCACGAGTCAAGAGATGATGTGGGACTCTGTGGCTGCAAGTGTTGAACGCCAGCTTCCTGACCTTATTCATCGAGCCAAGGGAAATGGAAAAACCCTCGGCTCATTGACGCTTGATCCACAACTTGTGATCCCCTCCTATCACACTGCGGTGGATATTCATTGCCAGCCCGGTGCGTATCATACAGAGACGACGACCGATGATGTCGCTGCGGGAGCGATCTACGACCGTGCGGTACACGTGTATGCTATGGGCCGTATGGGGCCGATGAATGATGACCTCGGTGCGTCACTGGCCGCCTATGTGAAACACCAATATGCGAATTTCCATCCGCACAAAATTCTCGATATGGGCTGCTCAGTCGGGCACAGCACAGTGCCCTATGTTGATACATATCCAGAGGCTGACGTGTACGCGGTTGAAATTGGTGCACCCATGCTGCGCTATGCCCACGCCCGTGCGGAAGCGCTTGGCAAACGCCTCCATTTCTCACAGCAGAATGCCGAGCACACCAATTTCGCTGACGCCTCGTTCGATTTAATTGTTTCTCACATTTTGTTGCATGAAACCTCCAGTGCCGCGATTCGTAACATCGTCCGTGAATGCCATCGTCTATTGAAGCCAGGGGGGATGATGCTGCATGTGGAAGTGCCGCAGTATCACGGCATGGAGCCGTACGACGCTTTCATCCTCGATTGGGATACGTACAACAACAACGAACCATTCTGGGGAACGTTGCACGATATGGACCTGGTGGAGTTAGCAGCTAATGGTGGATTCGCAAAAGAGAAAATCATTCAGACCTTGATTCCGAGCGCCTTCAGAATGGCGCGTTCACGGACTGGGTTGTTCCAAGGTGGCGATTTCGGCGGCGGTGGTGAATGGTTTGTCTTTGGAGCAGTGAAATAA
- a CDS encoding EthD family reductase: MVHLMFLMRHKPGLSRQGCQRHWREIHAPLAQRIPGIRRYVQSHVLAAPGEEPPYDGAAEIWVDDEKAATTVFQSKEYLEGAYLDEPNFVDIKAALRLRTEDHLILAGAPIGKNERLVKRLSFVKRKPGMSPQEFFRYWQDVHGPIACKLPGLRRYLQCHNLMSSYEQQEPRFDGVAQVWFSDAAALERAFSSQVYLEEARPDGQKFIAPDGVMGLLVEENRVIWSE; the protein is encoded by the coding sequence ATGGTCCATCTCATGTTCCTGATGCGACACAAGCCAGGCTTGAGTCGTCAGGGCTGCCAACGCCACTGGCGTGAGATTCATGCGCCACTGGCGCAACGTATTCCCGGTATTCGCCGCTACGTACAGAGTCATGTCCTTGCCGCGCCGGGTGAAGAACCACCCTATGATGGTGCTGCCGAGATTTGGGTCGACGACGAAAAAGCCGCGACCACCGTCTTCCAAAGTAAAGAGTATCTAGAAGGTGCGTACCTCGATGAACCGAATTTTGTCGACATCAAGGCGGCTTTGCGACTTCGCACGGAAGACCACCTGATACTGGCGGGTGCACCGATAGGAAAAAATGAACGGCTGGTGAAACGGCTCTCATTCGTCAAGCGGAAACCAGGTATGAGCCCGCAGGAGTTCTTTCGCTATTGGCAAGATGTTCATGGTCCGATTGCGTGCAAGTTGCCTGGTCTGCGACGTTACTTACAATGTCACAATTTGATGTCTTCTTACGAGCAGCAAGAGCCGCGCTTCGACGGCGTGGCGCAGGTCTGGTTTTCAGATGCTGCCGCGCTTGAGAGAGCGTTTTCGTCGCAGGTGTATCTCGAAGAAGCGCGACCAGATGGTCAGAAGTTTATTGCTCCGGATGGAGTGATGGGGCTGCTGGTCGAAGAAAATCGCGTGATTTGGTCGGAGTGA
- a CDS encoding GNAT family N-acetyltransferase, translating into MDIRRDDLRGSEVAELLNEHLRDMHRVSPPESIHALDLEGLRQPAITFWTIWDEGILAGCGALKELDPQHAEIKSMRTAFSHRREGVAKQMLQHLLEEAKRRGYARVSLETGSMEFFIPARTLYANFGFEYCPPFADYIDDPNSVFMTKAL; encoded by the coding sequence ATGGACATACGCAGGGACGATTTGCGAGGATCGGAGGTCGCGGAGCTACTGAACGAGCATCTGCGTGACATGCACCGCGTCTCTCCTCCAGAAAGCATCCATGCCTTAGACCTTGAAGGCTTACGCCAGCCTGCAATCACCTTTTGGACCATTTGGGACGAAGGGATCTTAGCAGGGTGCGGTGCACTCAAAGAACTCGACCCGCAGCATGCGGAAATTAAATCGATGCGCACGGCTTTTTCTCATCGGCGCGAGGGCGTTGCGAAACAGATGCTACAGCACCTCCTTGAGGAGGCAAAGCGACGTGGCTACGCACGAGTGAGTCTCGAAACCGGGTCAATGGAGTTTTTTATCCCCGCGCGCACTTTATACGCAAATTTTGGCTTTGAGTATTGTCCACCCTTCGCGGACTATATTGACGACCCCAATAGTGTCTTTATGACCAAAGCACTTTGA